In a single window of the Candidatus Nanosynbacter featherlites genome:
- the dnaK gene encoding molecular chaperone DnaK, producing the protein MGKIIGIDLGTTNSAFAYMLAGKPEVIANAEGNRTTPSVVAINKKGERLVGQVAQRQRVTNPKNTIYGVKRLIGRKFSDKEVQKDLDIMPYQIVKKGTGVAVEMGDKEYTPEEVSAMILSKIKADAEAFLGEKVTEAVITVPAYFDDSQRQATKDAGKIAGLEVKRIINEPTAAALAYGLEKGKNDETIVVFDLGGGTFDVSILELGDGVFEVKATNGDTHLGGEDFDNVIVNYFLDDFKSKEGIDLRKDNAAMQRLKDEAEKAKKELSTVTEYEVNIPFITADADGPKHFELSLTRAKLEDLVKDLLDRLDVPVEKALKDAKLSKSDVNEIVMVGGMTRMPAVVERVKKLFGKDPMQGVNPDEVVAVGAAIQGGVLAGDVKDVLLLDVTPLSLGIETMGGVSTKLIERNTTVPTSKSEVFSTAADNQPKVEIHVLQGEREFAKDNKSLGHFELDGIAPAPRGVPQIEVTFNIDANGILNVTAKDKGTGKEQSITIQNSGNMSKEDIEKAQKEAELHADEDKKKRETVDAKNQLENAIYQAKKMPDEFKDKISDDDKKAIDEAVKEAEKHKDADDKDELEAAIKALQDAIMPIGAKMYQQATEDNKADESKDDKKSDKDEPVEGEVVDEK; encoded by the coding sequence ATGGGTAAAATTATCGGAATTGACCTCGGTACAACTAACAGTGCCTTTGCGTACATGCTGGCAGGCAAGCCAGAAGTTATCGCTAATGCTGAAGGTAACCGTACCACGCCATCAGTGGTGGCAATTAATAAAAAGGGTGAGCGCTTGGTTGGACAAGTGGCTCAGCGTCAGCGCGTGACCAATCCAAAGAACACTATTTACGGTGTGAAGCGTTTGATCGGCCGTAAGTTTAGTGACAAAGAGGTTCAAAAAGACCTGGACATTATGCCGTACCAGATTGTCAAAAAGGGCACTGGCGTAGCCGTAGAGATGGGCGACAAAGAATACACACCAGAAGAAGTTTCAGCTATGATCCTCAGTAAGATCAAAGCTGATGCCGAGGCGTTCCTCGGCGAAAAAGTCACCGAAGCCGTCATCACCGTGCCGGCCTACTTTGACGATTCACAGCGCCAGGCAACCAAAGATGCTGGTAAAATTGCTGGCCTGGAAGTTAAGCGTATCATCAATGAGCCAACGGCTGCTGCTCTGGCGTACGGCCTGGAAAAAGGCAAAAATGACGAGACCATTGTGGTGTTTGACCTCGGTGGTGGTACCTTTGACGTTTCCATCCTGGAGCTCGGCGACGGCGTGTTTGAGGTGAAGGCCACGAATGGTGACACCCACTTGGGCGGTGAGGACTTCGACAATGTCATCGTTAACTATTTCCTGGATGACTTTAAATCTAAAGAAGGCATTGACCTGCGTAAAGACAATGCAGCCATGCAGCGCCTGAAGGACGAGGCTGAAAAGGCTAAGAAAGAGCTGTCAACGGTTACTGAATACGAAGTCAATATTCCGTTCATTACCGCTGATGCTGACGGGCCAAAGCACTTTGAGTTGAGCCTAACGCGGGCCAAGTTGGAAGATTTGGTGAAAGATCTGCTGGATCGCCTGGATGTGCCAGTCGAGAAAGCGCTCAAAGACGCTAAATTATCCAAATCTGACGTCAATGAAATCGTTATGGTCGGTGGTATGACCCGCATGCCGGCAGTGGTTGAGCGGGTGAAGAAGTTGTTCGGTAAAGACCCAATGCAGGGCGTCAACCCAGACGAAGTGGTGGCAGTTGGTGCGGCTATTCAGGGTGGTGTGTTGGCTGGTGATGTTAAGGATGTGCTACTGCTAGACGTGACGCCGTTGAGCCTTGGTATCGAGACGATGGGCGGTGTGTCGACCAAGCTGATCGAGCGCAACACCACTGTGCCAACCAGCAAGTCAGAAGTGTTCTCGACGGCTGCCGACAATCAGCCAAAAGTAGAAATTCATGTCTTGCAGGGTGAGCGCGAATTCGCTAAAGATAACAAGAGCCTGGGGCATTTTGAGCTTGATGGCATCGCACCAGCACCACGCGGCGTGCCGCAGATTGAAGTGACGTTCAATATCGACGCAAATGGTATCCTTAATGTGACCGCCAAAGACAAAGGCACCGGCAAGGAGCAATCGATTACCATCCAAAACTCTGGCAATATGAGCAAGGAAGATATCGAAAAGGCTCAGAAAGAAGCCGAACTCCACGCTGACGAGGACAAGAAAAAGCGCGAAACCGTTGACGCTAAAAACCAGCTAGAAAACGCCATCTACCAGGCAAAGAAAATGCCAGATGAATTCAAGGATAAGATTTCTGACGACGATAAGAAGGCGATTGACGAAGCAGTTAAGGAAGCGGAAAAGCACAAAGACGCTGACGACAAAGATGAGCTGGAAGCAGCAATTAAGGCCTTGCAGGACGCCATCATGCCAATCGGTGCCAAAATGTACCAGCAAGCTACCGAGGACAACAAGGCTGATGAGTCTAAGGATGACAAAAAATCTGACAAGGATGAACCAGTTGAGGGTGAGGTGGTTGACGAGAAGTAG
- a CDS encoding choice-of-anchor U domain-containing protein: MAKRLFVALVSAGGILLLALLYNGSTNASQWGVVWSEEFKGTSVPDSWDVFKQNKDNYGNNHLAYNPSNVKVVNNDYLEIKTQRHCVANLDEPLNDSNASETPCPNGKMTRYLSGRVTNKTKVVDGTKPFRAEIRAKFNWNGKNGTRPSLWMVNGVSLKNCNDNPNANDPYGELDIIEWYSYTPAYTWSSTHATCYHHGVSGNWKNGWRTRRIIHSDEHRAGSKPGTLAYEWHTWAVEYDGETVKYFVDDKPITAYHYHASPTDSKEIERTPAAPLTKLADASLIKKTFDEGWRFIINDYVEADADQKPISPSDSFPKQTMLIDYVRVFQKGAGTQPAETPVPKTGAAWSKRDASGSRNWSSIAGSTDGSKLVAAAWGGKIHTSSDAGANWTERPGAGDRNWLAVASSADGNKLAALYDWGGYIFTSSDAGANWTARGVPGSHNWTAIASSADGNRLVAVAKDSTVFTSSDAGANWTERASSGSRKWSAVASSADGNKLVATVEDGTVFTSSDAGANWTERASSGSRKWSAVASSADGNKLVATATGGRIYTSANTGATWTERAADGLHNWTAVTISDDGQKLSATAGGGGYIYSSNDGGATWVAQTSAGVPNWAAIASSADGSKIAAAAYGGAIYTTTNNAPVGPSEEEQKVTAAEAAVANAESTKRPSDVATAKTKVDAVGDAGKKAAFQARLDAITNAISGARSTLTALIAKAKDPATVAGMSSSTIAALQAQVTAAEAVINNANASVSELDNARTALQGKLDALKIDKASLQAAITAAEATPSYIKSDPTVASALAAAKAVLNQANPSASDLQSAIANLNSAVVSAKQKEQDAQDAAQAAVTKAEADKTQSAVDAAKVLVNKVQDPAKKAALQAKLNAVVVNPVPTPTTPITSATVAQPGGGTVTVATAGTQCYNIASAAVAAAPNDYDGRVLRDIVGFTINCTGQTAKVGYTTRVTLTLSKHYADHNQLAVAKISNGAIKEDITNRVTFGTTADGKHTTVTYDLTDGGFGDEDKAANGTIVDPVGVYQRQQQTNPGVGGGTGNPASPTNPGGTTTNGTGKNAQATNKGGYLADTGASVIAVTVVAVVAGGAGVWFIRKKM, encoded by the coding sequence ATGGCGAAACGATTATTCGTAGCACTAGTATCAGCTGGTGGTATCTTATTGTTAGCTTTACTGTACAACGGTAGCACTAATGCAAGTCAATGGGGCGTTGTGTGGAGCGAGGAGTTTAAAGGCACCTCAGTGCCTGATAGCTGGGACGTATTCAAACAAAATAAAGATAATTATGGCAATAATCACTTAGCCTACAATCCGAGCAACGTCAAGGTTGTCAACAATGATTATCTAGAGATCAAAACGCAGCGCCACTGTGTTGCAAATCTTGATGAACCATTGAATGACTCTAATGCTAGCGAAACGCCATGTCCAAATGGTAAGATGACACGATACCTTAGCGGTCGAGTGACAAATAAGACTAAGGTGGTGGATGGTACAAAACCTTTCCGCGCCGAGATCCGTGCCAAATTCAATTGGAATGGAAAAAACGGTACACGACCATCACTGTGGATGGTTAATGGTGTCTCATTAAAGAATTGTAATGATAATCCTAACGCCAATGACCCATACGGCGAGCTAGACATTATTGAATGGTACTCCTACACACCAGCATATACCTGGTCAAGTACTCATGCCACCTGTTACCATCATGGCGTTTCTGGCAATTGGAAAAATGGTTGGCGAACCAGGAGGATTATCCACAGCGATGAACACCGAGCAGGCTCCAAGCCAGGTACATTGGCCTATGAATGGCACACATGGGCGGTCGAGTATGATGGTGAGACGGTTAAGTATTTTGTGGATGACAAGCCAATCACCGCGTATCATTATCACGCCAGTCCTACTGACAGTAAGGAGATTGAACGTACACCGGCTGCTCCTCTGACAAAATTAGCTGACGCATCATTGATTAAAAAGACGTTTGATGAGGGATGGCGCTTTATCATAAACGACTACGTGGAGGCAGATGCGGATCAGAAACCAATCTCTCCTTCAGATAGCTTCCCGAAGCAAACCATGTTGATCGACTACGTTCGTGTATTCCAAAAGGGTGCGGGCACACAGCCGGCTGAGACACCTGTACCAAAGACGGGTGCAGCATGGTCTAAGCGTGATGCTTCTGGTTCTCGAAATTGGTCCTCAATCGCCGGATCTACTGACGGCAGTAAATTGGTCGCAGCAGCCTGGGGCGGTAAAATTCATACCTCATCCGACGCTGGCGCGAACTGGACTGAGCGCCCTGGGGCAGGCGACCGCAACTGGCTAGCAGTTGCCAGCTCTGCTGACGGTAATAAACTGGCTGCACTATATGACTGGGGTGGTTATATCTTTACCTCATCCGACGCTGGCGCGAACTGGACCGCACGTGGTGTCCCTGGGTCTCACAACTGGACGGCAATCGCTAGTTCCGCCGATGGCAACAGGCTAGTAGCTGTGGCCAAAGACAGCACAGTCTTTACCTCATCCGACGCTGGCGCGAACTGGACCGAACGGGCAAGTTCTGGCTCTCGTAAATGGTCAGCAGTTGCTAGCTCCGCCGATGGCAACAAGTTGGTGGCAACGGTTGAGGATGGCACAGTCTTTACCTCATCCGACGCTGGCGCGAACTGGACCGAACGGGCAAGTTCTGGCTCTCGTAAATGGTCAGCAGTTGCTAGCTCCGCCGATGGCAACAAATTAGTAGCAACAGCAACCGGTGGCAGGATTTACACTTCCGCCAATACTGGTGCAACCTGGACTGAGCGAGCGGCTGATGGACTTCATAACTGGACTGCGGTTACTATTTCTGACGATGGTCAAAAACTTTCAGCAACTGCTGGTGGCGGTGGATACATTTACAGCTCAAATGACGGTGGCGCAACCTGGGTGGCTCAGACGTCTGCTGGTGTGCCAAACTGGGCAGCAATTGCCAGCTCTGCCGACGGCTCGAAAATCGCTGCAGCAGCATACGGTGGTGCCATCTACACGACTACTAACAATGCACCGGTTGGCCCAAGTGAAGAGGAGCAGAAAGTTACCGCGGCTGAAGCAGCAGTAGCTAATGCTGAATCGACAAAGCGTCCGTCTGATGTTGCCACTGCTAAGACTAAAGTCGATGCGGTAGGCGATGCTGGCAAGAAAGCGGCGTTTCAAGCAAGGCTTGATGCCATAACCAACGCTATTTCTGGTGCTCGCTCAACCCTCACTGCATTGATCGCTAAAGCTAAAGATCCAGCCACTGTTGCCGGCATGAGCAGTAGTACTATTGCCGCTCTTCAGGCACAGGTCACGGCAGCTGAAGCAGTTATAAATAACGCGAATGCCTCAGTGTCTGAGCTGGACAATGCACGCACAGCCTTACAGGGCAAGCTCGATGCACTGAAAATTGATAAAGCAAGCTTGCAAGCAGCCATCACTGCTGCAGAAGCGACGCCATCATACATCAAATCGGATCCGACAGTTGCTTCGGCTCTCGCTGCTGCTAAGGCCGTCTTGAACCAAGCAAATCCATCTGCGTCAGACCTTCAATCAGCGATCGCTAACCTTAACAGTGCAGTGGTCAGCGCCAAACAAAAAGAGCAAGACGCTCAAGACGCTGCTCAGGCTGCAGTTACCAAGGCAGAAGCTGATAAAACACAAAGTGCCGTTGATGCCGCTAAGGTCTTGGTGAATAAGGTGCAAGATCCTGCTAAAAAAGCAGCGCTGCAAGCAAAATTGAACGCTGTTGTTGTCAATCCAGTGCCAACGCCAACCACGCCAATCACTTCAGCGACTGTTGCGCAGCCAGGTGGTGGTACCGTGACTGTTGCTACAGCTGGCACCCAGTGCTACAACATTGCTTCAGCCGCAGTGGCAGCTGCTCCGAATGATTATGACGGTCGTGTCTTGCGTGACATCGTTGGCTTTACCATCAACTGTACCGGCCAGACTGCCAAGGTCGGCTACACAACGCGCGTGACGCTGACCCTGAGTAAACACTACGCTGATCATAATCAGTTGGCTGTGGCTAAGATAAGTAATGGCGCCATCAAAGAAGACATCACTAACCGTGTCACATTTGGCACGACAGCTGATGGTAAGCACACGACAGTGACCTATGATTTGACTGACGGCGGCTTTGGTGATGAGGATAAGGCTGCAAACGGCACCATCGTAGACCCAGTCGGTGTTTACCAGCGCCAACAGCAGACCAACCCTGGTGTTGGTGGCGGTACTGGCAATCCTGCTAGCCCTACTAACCCTGGCGGCACGACAACCAACGGCACTGGCAAGAACGCTCAGGCAACCAACAAGGGCGGCTACTTGGCAGATACCGGTGCTAGTGTCATCGCTGTAACAGTGGTAGCAGTAGTAGCTGGTGGTGCTGGAGTTTGGTTCATCCGCAAGAAGATGTAA
- a CDS encoding nucleotide exchange factor GrpE, with protein sequence MTKSKAKKAEDLEQQLGELTLDLQRTRADFENYRKRVEAEKQLAHSMGQAKSVMKLLPVIDTIERAIANVPEELADNAWAKGVAGLGKQLDKQLKEIGLEKIDAKPGALFNPELHQAVQFDEAADGEKEVVAEELRAGYTLDGTVIRDAMVKVTRR encoded by the coding sequence ATGACGAAGAGTAAGGCTAAAAAAGCTGAAGATTTGGAGCAGCAGTTGGGCGAGTTGACCTTGGATCTCCAGCGGACGCGGGCAGATTTCGAGAACTATCGCAAGCGTGTCGAGGCGGAAAAGCAGTTAGCCCACAGCATGGGTCAGGCCAAGTCAGTGATGAAATTGTTACCAGTGATTGACACAATTGAGCGAGCGATTGCTAATGTGCCGGAGGAGCTAGCAGATAACGCCTGGGCTAAAGGCGTGGCTGGTTTGGGCAAACAGCTCGACAAGCAGCTCAAAGAAATTGGCTTAGAAAAAATTGATGCCAAACCGGGGGCGTTGTTTAATCCTGAGCTGCATCAGGCGGTGCAATTTGATGAAGCGGCTGACGGCGAAAAAGAGGTTGTTGCTGAAGAGCTACGCGCTGGTTATACCCTTGACGGCACGGTGATTCGCGACGCAATGGTCAAAGTCACGCGGCGATAA
- a CDS encoding transcriptional regulator: protein MTERQQAILAAIIEQYAEIAAPVGSVTLAKLFGVSSATIRSEMAKLEEMGFIEAPHTSAGRIPTDKGYRFYVNGITAAQMTELPSGIDRSARAIEAHVNSHVDKSDRAIRSAVDSLVELTGNFGFASFGDHLYMNGMTQLFSQPEFIEGNHVQAIARLIDNIEPWLVEAAPNEPLNVFIGSENPIGKASGATLIISKFRSSFSDRSYIGVIGPTRQNYRRTMELVRRTGAMLEEVL from the coding sequence ATGACTGAACGCCAGCAGGCTATCTTAGCCGCCATTATCGAACAGTACGCTGAAATTGCGGCACCAGTTGGTAGTGTGACGCTCGCCAAATTGTTTGGTGTGTCCAGCGCTACTATCCGCAGCGAAATGGCCAAACTTGAGGAGATGGGGTTTATCGAGGCACCACACACCAGTGCCGGCCGCATCCCGACTGACAAAGGCTATCGGTTTTATGTCAATGGTATCACTGCCGCTCAAATGACTGAACTACCAAGTGGTATCGATCGCAGTGCGAGGGCGATCGAGGCACATGTTAATTCGCACGTTGATAAATCTGACAGGGCCATCCGCAGCGCGGTTGACAGCCTGGTTGAGCTGACGGGTAATTTTGGTTTTGCCTCGTTTGGTGATCATCTGTACATGAATGGTATGACGCAGCTATTTTCTCAGCCAGAGTTTATTGAAGGCAATCACGTTCAGGCTATCGCCAGACTGATTGACAATATTGAGCCCTGGCTAGTTGAAGCTGCGCCCAATGAACCGCTCAACGTGTTCATTGGTAGTGAGAACCCAATCGGTAAAGCCAGCGGCGCGACCCTGATCATCAGTAAGTTTCGTTCATCGTTTAGTGATCGCAGTTACATCGGCGTGATTGGTCCGACTCGGCAGAATTACCGTCGAACGATGGAGCTGGTGAGGCGAACGGGTGCGATGTTAGAGGAGGTATTGTAA
- a CDS encoding LssY C-terminal domain-containing protein — protein MSYRQQIPDHIQKRASALRRSPWSLSALIDQAFFLLAGLASFWFGWLVWREGWYSGGWWLVAFFALFWVIMAYLALPRLHRILSSLYVPNYFIGRTRTADGLLGDPVNVALRGSEAQLHQAMIDAGWTIADEITVRSAWKIIFSTLTGRSYTSAPVSSLFLFGRRQDFAYQQEVDGSPGKRHHVRFWRCPQGWLLPGGHQVDWLAAGTYDKSVGLSLFTLQVTHKIDENTDIERDYIVSTVTEHTPQVAVTNLKDFSTGYHSRNGGGDSIQTDGDLPVLELAAVVANQQIIAERAGIILDATAHEYAVSTEEHDTVLQQLWNRRPPQISFAILFTALAMMIVLMGALFDFLLFDELLHQTTQDFIVEGLDTSVAATGAEWTIRGVLSLSAGWILVTAVLSRGTFRGSNKDRLLLMILSSLSVLATSFTLTIGKITWTSVGTLAFIGINITIILMLSSDAARQFTHTRTTARRTKQKTI, from the coding sequence ATGAGTTATCGTCAACAGATTCCCGACCATATTCAAAAACGAGCTTCGGCATTGCGTCGTTCGCCATGGTCACTGTCTGCACTGATTGATCAAGCTTTTTTCTTATTGGCCGGTTTGGCTTCATTTTGGTTTGGTTGGCTGGTCTGGCGTGAGGGCTGGTATTCTGGTGGCTGGTGGTTGGTGGCGTTTTTTGCGCTGTTTTGGGTCATCATGGCCTACTTGGCCTTGCCTCGCTTGCACCGTATTTTAAGTAGCCTGTATGTACCGAACTATTTCATCGGTCGTACGCGGACTGCTGATGGATTGTTGGGTGATCCAGTCAATGTGGCGCTCAGAGGTTCAGAAGCGCAGCTGCATCAAGCGATGATTGATGCCGGCTGGACGATTGCTGACGAAATCACCGTTCGGTCAGCTTGGAAGATTATTTTCTCTACGCTAACTGGTAGGAGCTATACCTCAGCTCCCGTGTCATCATTGTTCTTGTTTGGCCGTCGCCAAGACTTTGCTTACCAGCAAGAAGTAGACGGCAGCCCCGGTAAACGTCATCATGTACGGTTTTGGCGCTGCCCTCAGGGCTGGTTGCTGCCTGGTGGCCATCAGGTCGATTGGCTGGCGGCAGGGACATACGACAAAAGTGTTGGATTGTCATTGTTTACTCTGCAAGTTACTCATAAAATTGACGAAAATACAGATATTGAGCGTGACTATATTGTGAGCACCGTTACAGAACATACACCACAGGTGGCAGTGACAAATTTGAAAGACTTTTCAACGGGCTATCACTCGCGAAATGGCGGTGGTGACAGTATCCAGACTGACGGTGACTTACCAGTCTTGGAGCTGGCAGCAGTCGTGGCAAATCAGCAGATAATTGCCGAGAGAGCAGGGATTATTCTGGACGCAACAGCTCATGAATATGCAGTTTCCACGGAAGAACATGACACGGTGCTGCAGCAGCTGTGGAATCGCCGGCCGCCGCAAATATCGTTTGCTATTTTGTTTACGGCCTTGGCTATGATGATTGTCCTGATGGGTGCCTTGTTTGATTTTCTGTTGTTTGATGAATTGCTACATCAGACAACCCAGGACTTTATCGTTGAGGGCTTGGACACTTCTGTGGCCGCCACAGGAGCGGAGTGGACGATTCGAGGAGTGCTGAGTTTGAGCGCAGGCTGGATCTTAGTAACAGCTGTGCTGTCACGAGGTACGTTCCGCGGCTCGAACAAAGACCGATTACTCTTGATGATATTGTCAAGCCTGTCAGTGTTGGCGACTTCATTCACCTTGACTATCGGCAAAATTACCTGGACAAGCGTTGGCACCCTGGCGTTCATCGGCATCAATATCACGATCATCCTAATGCTATCGTCTGACGCAGCCAGGCAGTTCACTCACACTCGTACCACTGCGCGTCGTACCAAGCAGAAGACGATTTAG
- a CDS encoding guanylate kinase, whose product MDELERLIANYQPTEPTVELVKKAKIALLSGISGAGKDTIKKRLLQFPDFSSIVSHTTRAPRINNNRPEVDGVDYHFIDSTVAAQMLRNQEFIEAKFVHGTVYGTSAAEIRAAYEQNKTVIADIDVQGAAEYEILAPQSISIFIIPPDYETWLTRLKSRYTTEEEFQAEWPKRLASSVKEMTQALSVPYYHVIINNDLDRAVRVCRDIIERGDLFNRQDDEARLAARRLLEHIRQYNNIV is encoded by the coding sequence ATGGACGAATTGGAGCGGTTGATTGCTAATTATCAACCAACTGAGCCAACCGTCGAACTGGTCAAGAAAGCCAAGATTGCCCTACTGTCTGGTATCTCTGGCGCTGGTAAAGACACCATCAAAAAGCGATTATTGCAGTTTCCCGATTTTAGCAGTATCGTTTCGCACACAACTCGTGCGCCACGTATTAACAATAATCGCCCAGAAGTTGATGGTGTCGATTACCATTTCATTGACTCGACCGTGGCTGCACAAATGCTAAGGAACCAGGAATTTATTGAGGCTAAATTTGTTCATGGCACAGTCTATGGCACTTCAGCGGCTGAGATTCGGGCGGCCTATGAACAAAACAAAACAGTCATCGCTGATATTGATGTGCAAGGCGCTGCTGAATATGAGATTTTAGCTCCGCAAAGTATTTCAATTTTCATCATACCTCCCGACTACGAAACCTGGCTGACCCGCCTGAAAAGTCGGTATACTACTGAGGAGGAATTTCAAGCTGAATGGCCTAAGCGACTGGCTAGTTCTGTTAAAGAAATGACACAAGCACTTTCTGTACCGTATTATCATGTTATTATTAATAATGACCTTGATAGAGCGGTTCGTGTCTGTCGTGACATTATTGAACGTGGCGACTTGTTTAATCGGCAAGATGATGAAGCCCGTTTGGCCGCAAGGAGGCTTTTAGAACATATTCGGCAGTATAATAATATAGTATGA
- a CDS encoding 5' nucleotidase, NT5C type, which translates to MKKPIIYIDMDGVLVDFTSALTKVPPEMLEKFAGEYDNIPGVFALMDPMPGALEAVDKLKEKYDLYILSSSPWENPTALGDKLAWVKKYFGGDGQENIFFRKVIFSSVKHLSRGDILIDDRTANGAGDFSGRLIQFGSDEFPDWQAILRELL; encoded by the coding sequence ATGAAGAAACCAATTATTTATATTGATATGGACGGCGTACTGGTCGACTTTACGTCGGCTTTGACGAAAGTTCCGCCCGAGATGCTTGAGAAGTTTGCAGGTGAGTATGACAATATCCCGGGTGTTTTTGCATTGATGGATCCGATGCCGGGCGCCCTCGAGGCGGTTGATAAGCTGAAGGAAAAGTATGATTTATATATCCTGTCGTCATCGCCATGGGAGAATCCGACAGCACTGGGCGACAAACTGGCGTGGGTGAAGAAGTATTTTGGCGGCGATGGTCAGGAAAATATTTTCTTTCGTAAAGTTATTTTTTCGTCGGTCAAGCATCTGAGTCGCGGCGATATCTTGATTGATGACCGGACGGCAAATGGCGCGGGCGACTTTTCAGGGCGATTGATCCAGTTTGGTTCGGATGAATTTCCTGATTGGCAAGCTATCTTACGTGAACTATTGTGA
- a CDS encoding GTP-binding protein LepA → MTEKITVQPLPGYKEVKPFVYAGFFPVSNEDYNDLKEAIEKLSLSDSALQFEPENSPVLGYGVRIGFLGLLHMDIIRERLEREYNLDLIVTNPSTDYQVSLTNGEELDIKSASELPDPAQITEVREPWIDGEIVVPQDYIGAVIQLIVAKRGRQKNLTYIDERALISFTAPLANLLTDFYDQLKSVTSGYGSFNYELAGYRPEDLVRVDFYVAGEMVDALSVMCHRSEAPGLGREIVKKLKEVVPRQSFEVALQAAIGGRFIARENIGAYRKDVTGYLYGGDVSRKKKLLAKQARGKKRMKRFGKVDIPSEAFTVMLKRD, encoded by the coding sequence ATGACTGAAAAAATTACTGTCCAGCCCCTCCCTGGCTATAAAGAAGTTAAGCCCTTTGTCTACGCGGGCTTTTTCCCGGTGTCTAACGAAGATTACAATGATTTGAAAGAAGCTATTGAGAAACTGAGTCTGAGCGATTCGGCGCTGCAGTTTGAGCCGGAGAATTCACCAGTGTTGGGTTATGGTGTGCGGATTGGCTTCCTCGGCTTGCTTCACATGGATATTATTCGTGAGCGGCTGGAGCGCGAGTATAATCTGGATCTCATCGTCACCAATCCGAGCACTGATTATCAAGTCAGTCTGACCAACGGTGAGGAGCTGGATATCAAATCAGCCAGTGAGCTGCCCGATCCAGCGCAGATCACGGAGGTTCGCGAGCCGTGGATTGATGGCGAAATTGTGGTGCCGCAGGACTATATCGGTGCGGTGATTCAGCTGATTGTCGCCAAGCGTGGTCGGCAGAAAAACCTCACCTACATCGACGAGCGGGCACTGATTTCCTTTACGGCGCCGCTGGCCAATTTGCTAACGGATTTTTATGATCAATTGAAGTCGGTGACCAGTGGCTACGGTTCGTTTAACTATGAGCTGGCGGGCTATCGGCCGGAAGATTTGGTACGGGTGGATTTTTATGTGGCGGGCGAAATGGTCGATGCACTCAGTGTGATGTGTCACCGTTCGGAGGCACCAGGCTTGGGCCGCGAAATCGTCAAAAAGCTCAAAGAGGTGGTGCCACGCCAGAGTTTTGAGGTAGCACTGCAGGCAGCAATTGGTGGTAGATTCATTGCCCGCGAAAACATTGGTGCTTACCGTAAAGACGTCACTGGCTATCTGTACGGTGGCGATGTCAGCCGTAAAAAGAAGCTCCTCGCCAAGCAAGCCCGCGGTAAAAAGCGCATGAAGCGCTTTGGCAAGGTTGACATTCCGTCAGAAGCATTTACGGTGATGTTAAAGAGAGATTGA
- a CDS encoding DUF6994 family protein, which produces MIDPWFDCRQDANNKDPDQHSPTLKRYHAELWTKPLPNGRQLTMLDQGAYLIASDGRCQIPVSSDNMVATFEAWKRNKLIVEQTPQDILTAIDNVDWRIGSEIIFPSELRGGTQTINRARGWHRKIGDRFDLTLECIARWYQGKDSPLADVFDRYDDFFEWFGDFQGYVDFFLLQDFVNDEYQVNILTDFDDFQSSPLPQTVEQYTAYLQGLTEVLTLRARRIERYVK; this is translated from the coding sequence ATGATTGATCCTTGGTTTGATTGTCGTCAAGACGCTAACAATAAAGATCCAGATCAGCACAGTCCGACGTTAAAGCGCTATCATGCTGAACTGTGGACTAAACCACTGCCTAACGGTCGTCAACTGACCATGTTGGATCAGGGAGCGTACTTGATAGCCAGTGATGGTCGATGCCAGATTCCTGTTTCGAGCGATAATATGGTGGCTACTTTTGAAGCCTGGAAACGCAATAAGCTGATTGTTGAGCAGACACCACAAGATATTTTGACGGCAATAGATAATGTTGATTGGCGCATCGGTTCAGAGATTATTTTTCCCAGCGAATTACGTGGCGGAACACAGACCATCAATCGTGCGAGAGGTTGGCACCGCAAAATTGGCGATCGGTTTGACCTGACGTTAGAATGTATTGCCCGCTGGTATCAAGGTAAGGACAGCCCGCTGGCTGATGTTTTTGATCGTTATGATGACTTTTTTGAGTGGTTTGGTGATTTTCAGGGCTATGTCGATTTTTTCTTGTTGCAAGATTTTGTTAATGACGAATATCAAGTTAACATACTGACAGATTTTGATGACTTTCAGTCGTCACCGCTACCTCAGACTGTTGAGCAGTATACAGCATATTTGCAAGGTTTGACTGAGGTGTTGACGCTGCGGGCTAGGCGTATTGAGCGGTATGTTAAATAG